A window of the Pseudomonas gozinkensis genome harbors these coding sequences:
- a CDS encoding ChaN family lipoprotein, giving the protein MRRILLLAVLWLAGCQHVAPPPVVGEIRDLRSGESLTAQQLLTQLSRPSRLIIGEQHDNADHHALQLWLLQNLEEARPQGSLLLEMLTPDQQSRVDDVRHAATPPVDLPAALAWQDGWDWNLYGPIVRFALTQSWPLLAANLDNIEIRAFYRDPPVLSGERSNAKSVKETLLAQIGDSHCGLLPSSQMPAMLAVQQQRDRRMASRLLAAPAPALLLAGAYHARKDVGVPLHVLDLGAPDAPTVLMLAEQGSQITAAMADYVWFTPATPKPDYCAEMRKQFGKQ; this is encoded by the coding sequence ATGCGCAGGATTTTGCTTTTAGCGGTGTTGTGGCTTGCGGGTTGCCAGCATGTGGCGCCGCCGCCGGTCGTGGGCGAAATCCGTGATCTGCGCAGCGGCGAGAGTCTGACGGCGCAGCAATTACTGACGCAACTGAGCAGACCGTCGAGGCTGATCATTGGCGAACAGCATGACAATGCCGATCACCACGCCCTTCAATTGTGGTTGTTGCAGAACCTCGAAGAAGCGCGCCCCCAGGGCAGTCTCCTGCTGGAAATGCTGACGCCCGATCAACAGTCGCGGGTCGATGACGTGCGCCATGCCGCAACACCCCCGGTTGATCTTCCCGCTGCATTGGCTTGGCAGGACGGTTGGGACTGGAATCTCTACGGCCCGATTGTGCGGTTCGCCTTGACGCAATCCTGGCCGTTGCTGGCGGCCAACCTCGATAACATCGAAATACGCGCGTTCTATCGCGATCCTCCGGTTTTGAGCGGTGAGCGCAGCAACGCCAAATCTGTGAAAGAGACGCTGTTGGCGCAGATCGGCGATTCTCACTGCGGCTTGCTGCCGTCATCACAGATGCCGGCGATGCTGGCCGTTCAGCAACAACGGGATCGGCGAATGGCCTCGCGTTTATTGGCGGCGCCCGCGCCTGCGTTGTTATTGGCGGGTGCGTATCACGCGCGCAAGGATGTGGGTGTGCCGCTGCATGTGCTGGATCTGGGCGCGCCCGACGCGCCGACGGTGCTGATGCTGGCGGAGCAGGGCAGTCAGATTACGGCGGCGATGGCTGATTATGTCTGGTTTACCCCGGCCACACCGAAACCGGATTATTGCGCCGAGATGCGTAAACAGTTCGGCAAGCAATGA
- a CDS encoding Rieske (2Fe-2S) protein, translating into MKFLCAGADLVEGGSRGFDIDGKKLFAVRRAGQAYVYVNRCPHRGVGLEWHPDQFLDPSNSLIQCATHGALFLIEDGECVAGPCAGQALTAIPCREDAQGLWIDV; encoded by the coding sequence ATGAAGTTTCTTTGCGCGGGTGCCGATCTGGTTGAGGGCGGCAGTCGCGGTTTCGATATCGACGGAAAAAAACTGTTTGCCGTGCGCCGCGCGGGGCAGGCTTACGTCTATGTCAATCGCTGCCCACATCGGGGCGTCGGCCTGGAATGGCACCCCGACCAGTTTCTCGACCCGAGCAACAGCCTGATCCAGTGCGCCACCCACGGCGCACTGTTTCTGATCGAGGACGGAGAATGCGTCGCCGGCCCCTGCGCCGGGCAAGCGCTGACGGCCATCCCTTGCCGTGAAGACGCGCAAGGGCTGTGGATCGACGTTTAA
- a CDS encoding pyridoxal phosphate-dependent aminotransferase yields MAQPYSARSRAIEPFHVMALLARANELQAAGHDVIHLEIGEPDFTTAEPIIRAGQQALTAGKTRYTAARGIPELREAISGFYQTRYGLNIDPRRILITPGGSGALLLASALLVDPGKHWLLADPGYPCNRHFLRLVEGAAQLVPVGPDVRYQLTPDLVARHWDHDSVGALVASPANPTGTILTRDELAGLSKAIKARHGHLVVDEIYHGLTYGTDAASVLEVDDSAFVLNSFSKYFGMTGWRLGWLVAPDAAVSELEKLAQNLYISAPSMAQHAALACFEPDTIAILEERRAEFGRRRDFLLPALRELGFNIAVEPEGAFYLYADISQFGGDAFAFCRHFLETEHVAFTPGLDFGRYQAGHHVRFAYTQNLPRLQEAVERIARGLKSWQG; encoded by the coding sequence ATGGCTCAGCCCTACAGTGCGCGCAGTCGTGCGATCGAACCGTTCCATGTCATGGCGTTGCTGGCGCGGGCCAATGAATTGCAGGCCGCCGGCCACGACGTGATCCACCTGGAAATCGGCGAGCCGGACTTCACCACCGCCGAGCCGATCATCCGCGCGGGCCAGCAAGCCCTGACGGCGGGGAAAACCCGCTACACCGCGGCCCGTGGCATTCCCGAGCTGCGCGAGGCGATTTCCGGTTTCTATCAAACGCGCTACGGCCTGAACATCGATCCCCGACGGATTCTCATTACTCCCGGCGGTTCCGGCGCGTTGCTGCTGGCCAGTGCGTTGCTGGTGGATCCGGGCAAACACTGGTTGCTGGCCGACCCCGGTTATCCTTGCAACCGGCATTTTCTGCGACTGGTCGAAGGTGCGGCGCAGCTTGTACCGGTGGGCCCGGACGTTCGCTACCAACTGACGCCGGACCTGGTGGCGCGCCACTGGGATCACGACAGCGTCGGTGCGCTGGTCGCCTCGCCGGCCAACCCGACCGGTACGATTCTGACCCGCGATGAGCTGGCCGGGTTATCCAAAGCCATCAAGGCGCGTCACGGGCATCTGGTGGTGGACGAGATCTATCACGGCCTGACTTATGGCACCGACGCGGCCAGTGTGCTGGAAGTGGATGACAGTGCATTTGTCCTCAACAGTTTCTCCAAATATTTCGGCATGACCGGTTGGCGCCTCGGCTGGCTGGTGGCGCCGGATGCGGCGGTCAGTGAGCTGGAAAAACTCGCGCAGAACCTCTACATCAGCGCGCCGAGCATGGCCCAGCACGCGGCGCTGGCCTGTTTCGAACCGGACACCATCGCGATTCTCGAAGAGCGCCGCGCCGAATTCGGCCGCCGTCGCGACTTCCTGCTGCCGGCACTGCGGGAGCTGGGCTTCAACATCGCTGTCGAACCGGAAGGTGCGTTCTATTTGTATGCAGATATCAGCCAGTTCGGCGGCGATGCCTTCGCGTTCTGCCGGCATTTCCTTGAAACCGAACATGTAGCGTTCACGCCGGGGCTGGATTTCGGCCGCTATCAGGCCGGTCATCATGTGCGGTTTGCCTACACGCAAAACCTCCCTCGCTTACAGGAAGCGGTGGAACGCATCGCCCGTGGCTTGAAGAGCTGGCAAGGCTGA
- a CDS encoding Crp/Fnr family transcriptional regulator — MYLLGEQSAQADALINHLQSLPAQWLEGLAPCGPALELEARDDLLASLPDEQLFLLTQGVITGRLGGRGLFYWHEGDLIGLQQGSEWADCTLHTDYPLTLLPYRRSDLFQHVYGETSRSEQFVRYLLGQMALLAHAVAEFKPREFRSTNGFKRVEAGDVLIRQGDDADHVFVIIEGHAEAFVNGHKVGDVPKDEIFGAMAVFTGEPRNATVIAREASTVMLIPGDQFLTMTRTNPKIAHSLIESMARRIDQLNKQLTAFGSQT, encoded by the coding sequence ATGTACCTGCTCGGGGAACAATCGGCTCAGGCCGATGCATTGATCAACCACTTGCAGAGCTTGCCTGCGCAATGGCTTGAAGGCCTGGCGCCGTGCGGGCCGGCCCTGGAACTGGAAGCCAGGGATGATCTGTTGGCAAGTTTGCCGGACGAGCAGTTGTTCTTGCTGACGCAGGGTGTCATCACCGGCCGACTGGGTGGCCGTGGTCTGTTCTATTGGCATGAGGGAGATTTGATCGGTCTGCAACAGGGGTCGGAGTGGGCGGATTGCACGCTGCACACGGATTACCCGCTGACACTACTACCCTATCGTCGAAGCGATTTGTTTCAACATGTGTACGGCGAAACGTCGCGCTCTGAGCAGTTTGTGCGCTACCTGCTCGGGCAGATGGCGTTGCTGGCGCACGCAGTCGCCGAGTTCAAGCCGCGCGAGTTTCGCAGCACCAATGGTTTCAAGCGGGTTGAAGCCGGGGACGTTCTGATCCGCCAGGGTGATGACGCCGATCATGTGTTCGTGATTATCGAAGGGCACGCCGAAGCGTTTGTTAACGGGCACAAGGTAGGCGACGTGCCCAAGGATGAAATATTCGGCGCAATGGCTGTGTTCACAGGCGAACCGCGCAATGCCACGGTGATTGCCCGGGAAGCAAGCACCGTGATGCTGATTCCCGGCGATCAGTTTCTGACCATGACCCGCACCAATCCGAAAATCGCCCACAGCCTGATCGAAAGCATGGCGCGACGTATCGACCAGCTCAACAAGCAGCTAACAGCATTTGGCAGCCAGACCTGA
- a CDS encoding AAA family ATPase has translation MSQSLIAALQNPALYPHPVEGFQVIETHISWVLLTGPYAYKVKKPVNFGFLDFTGLDSREHFCGEELRLNQRLTEDLYLEVIPVTGSAEAPQLGGDGPAIEYVLKMRQFPQTGLLSTLQANGELTTAHIDAMAEQIARFHLNAPKVPAEHDAGTPESVMAPVRQNFEQILPFLSDKNDLLQLDALQAWAESSFDRLKPLFAQRKADGFTRECHGDIHLGNATLIDGKVVIFDCIEFNEPFRFTDVWADTGFLAMDLEDRGLKSLARRFISQYLELTGDYQGLEVLNFYKAYRALVRAKVALFSMPADATPVQRATTLRQYRNYANLAESYSTIPSRFMAITHGVSAVGKSHVAMRLVEALGAIRLRSDVERKRLFGEQTVANDVQAGIYSADASTATYARLHEIAEVILHAGFPVVIDATYLKREQRDNAAKIAEATGTPFLILDCNAPQAVIESWLAIRQADKKDPSDATLAVIEAQQANREALTPEEILRSKRVQTNESGTLDTVVAQIRQRLPGL, from the coding sequence GTGAGCCAGTCCCTGATCGCTGCCCTGCAAAACCCGGCCCTCTACCCGCATCCCGTCGAAGGGTTCCAGGTCATCGAAACCCATATCTCGTGGGTACTGCTCACCGGTCCTTACGCCTATAAAGTGAAGAAGCCGGTGAATTTCGGCTTCCTTGATTTCACCGGCCTGGATTCCCGCGAACATTTCTGTGGTGAAGAGCTGCGCCTGAACCAGCGCCTGACCGAAGATTTGTATCTGGAAGTGATTCCAGTGACCGGCAGCGCCGAAGCCCCGCAACTGGGCGGCGACGGCCCGGCCATCGAATACGTGCTGAAAATGCGCCAGTTCCCGCAGACCGGCCTGCTCAGCACCCTGCAAGCCAACGGTGAGCTGACTACCGCACACATCGACGCGATGGCCGAACAGATCGCCCGCTTTCACCTCAACGCGCCGAAAGTCCCGGCCGAGCACGATGCCGGCACACCTGAAAGCGTCATGGCGCCGGTGCGCCAGAACTTCGAACAGATCCTGCCGTTCCTCAGCGACAAGAACGACCTGCTGCAGCTCGATGCCCTGCAAGCCTGGGCTGAAAGCAGCTTTGATCGCCTGAAACCGCTGTTCGCGCAGCGCAAGGCTGACGGTTTCACTCGCGAGTGCCACGGTGACATTCACCTGGGCAACGCCACGCTGATCGACGGCAAAGTCGTGATCTTCGACTGCATCGAATTCAACGAACCGTTCCGTTTCACCGACGTCTGGGCCGATACCGGCTTCCTGGCAATGGACCTGGAAGACCGTGGCCTGAAATCCCTTGCCCGTCGCTTCATCAGTCAATACCTGGAACTGACCGGCGACTATCAAGGCCTGGAAGTGCTGAACTTCTACAAGGCCTACCGCGCACTGGTGCGTGCGAAGGTTGCGCTGTTCAGCATGCCGGCCGACGCCACTCCGGTGCAGCGCGCGACTACACTGCGCCAGTACCGCAACTACGCCAACCTGGCGGAAAGCTACAGCACCATTCCTTCGCGTTTCATGGCAATTACCCACGGTGTGTCCGCTGTAGGCAAAAGCCATGTGGCCATGCGTCTGGTCGAAGCGCTGGGCGCGATCCGCCTGCGTTCCGATGTCGAGCGCAAGCGTCTGTTCGGCGAGCAAACCGTTGCCAATGATGTTCAGGCCGGGATCTACAGCGCCGATGCCAGCACTGCAACCTATGCCCGCCTGCATGAAATCGCCGAAGTGATCCTGCACGCAGGTTTCCCGGTGGTGATCGACGCCACTTACCTCAAGCGCGAGCAACGCGACAACGCCGCCAAGATCGCCGAAGCCACTGGCACGCCGTTCCTGATCCTCGACTGCAACGCTCCGCAGGCAGTGATCGAGAGCTGGCTGGCGATTCGTCAGGCAGACAAGAAGGATCCGTCCGACGCGACCCTCGCCGTGATCGAAGCACAACAGGCCAACCGCGAAGCCCTGACGCCGGAAGAAATCCTGCGCAGCAAACGCGTGCAGACCAACGAATCCGGCACCCTCGACACTGTTGTGGCGCAGATCCGCCAGCGCCTGCCAGGTCTGTAA
- a CDS encoding heme ABC transporter ATP-binding protein, with amino-acid sequence MLRAHNLHIRRGRKTVLADVSLQLEPGEVLGVLGPNGAGKSTLLGALCGELSASDGEVLLDGEALSDWSGTQRAQRLAVLPQVSTLDFAFRVEEVVGMGRLPYQSGRLRDDEIVAAALLAADAGHLSGRSYLALSGGERQRVHLARVLAQLWPGQAGQTLLLDEPTSMLDPLHQHTTLQAVREFADRGAAVLVILHDLNLAARYCDRILLLERGRPVALDTPQQVLRPESLKAVFGLEVLVQPHPERGHPLIIAR; translated from the coding sequence ATGCTGCGTGCGCACAATCTGCACATCCGCCGTGGCCGCAAGACCGTTCTGGCCGATGTCAGCCTGCAACTCGAACCGGGCGAAGTGCTGGGTGTGCTGGGGCCGAACGGCGCCGGCAAAAGCACCTTGCTCGGCGCGTTGTGCGGTGAGTTGAGCGCCAGCGACGGTGAAGTGCTGCTGGATGGTGAGGCGTTGAGCGATTGGAGTGGCACTCAGCGCGCCCAGCGGCTCGCGGTGTTGCCGCAGGTGTCGACCCTGGACTTCGCCTTTCGTGTTGAGGAAGTGGTCGGTATGGGGCGGCTGCCTTATCAGAGCGGACGTTTGCGCGATGACGAGATCGTCGCTGCCGCATTATTGGCGGCCGATGCCGGGCACCTGAGTGGCCGCAGTTATCTGGCGCTGTCTGGCGGCGAGCGTCAGCGGGTGCATCTGGCGCGGGTGCTGGCACAGCTCTGGCCGGGTCAGGCGGGGCAGACGTTGCTGCTCGACGAGCCGACCTCAATGCTCGATCCGCTGCATCAACATACGACGCTGCAAGCGGTGCGCGAATTTGCCGATCGCGGCGCGGCGGTGCTGGTGATCCTGCATGATCTGAACCTCGCGGCACGCTATTGTGATCGCATCTTGCTGCTTGAACGCGGACGCCCGGTGGCGCTGGATACGCCGCAGCAAGTGTTGCGTCCGGAATCGCTGAAGGCGGTTTTCGGTCTGGAAGTACTGGTGCAGCCGCACCCGGAGCGCGGGCATCCGCTGATTATCGCCCGCTGA
- the sfsA gene encoding DNA/RNA nuclease SfsA, producing MRFHPPLEEGRLIRRYKRFLADIETVGGELLTIHCPNTGSMLNCQVEGGQVWFSRSNDPKRKLPGTWEVGETPQGRLFCVNTGRANALVEEALLAGVIRELNGFTGLRREVAYGQEKSRIDFRLDYPTGPAYVEVKSVTLGFDGTAVAAFPDAVTERGAKHLRELAHLARDGIRAVQLYCVNLTGIEAVRPAEEIDSAYAAALREAVACGVEVLAYGVRLSHEEMVIDRRLDVLLNG from the coding sequence ATGCGCTTTCATCCTCCTCTCGAAGAAGGTCGGTTGATCCGCCGTTACAAGCGTTTTCTCGCCGATATCGAAACCGTTGGCGGCGAGTTGCTGACCATTCATTGCCCGAACACCGGCTCGATGCTCAATTGCCAGGTCGAGGGCGGGCAGGTCTGGTTCAGCCGCTCCAATGACCCCAAGCGCAAGCTGCCCGGTACGTGGGAAGTCGGCGAAACACCGCAGGGTCGGCTGTTTTGCGTGAACACCGGACGCGCCAACGCACTGGTCGAAGAGGCCTTGCTGGCGGGCGTCATCAGAGAGCTGAACGGTTTTACCGGGCTCAGGCGCGAAGTGGCGTACGGACAGGAAAAGAGCCGGATCGATTTTCGCCTCGACTATCCGACTGGCCCGGCGTACGTGGAAGTGAAAAGCGTCACGCTGGGTTTCGACGGCACGGCGGTGGCGGCGTTTCCCGATGCAGTGACAGAGCGCGGCGCCAAGCATTTGCGTGAGCTGGCGCATCTGGCCCGGGACGGGATTCGCGCGGTGCAGTTGTACTGCGTCAATCTCACGGGTATCGAAGCGGTGCGGCCGGCAGAAGAAATTGACTCGGCCTACGCCGCTGCGCTACGTGAGGCGGTGGCGTGCGGGGTCGAAGTCCTGGCGTATGGTGTGCGTTTGAGCCATGAAGAGATGGTGATCGACCGGCGTCTGGACGTGCTGCTCAACGGTTAA
- a CDS encoding pentapeptide repeat-containing protein, producing MSQPKLLDTPLYALLHKDDITGFNNERPKDGPIDMIGGDFRGLDLRELNADGVDFRDAYFRSADLRGIDFRNASLEGASLAHAQISGAYFPPELSADEILMSMNFGTRLRYRTR from the coding sequence ATGAGCCAGCCGAAACTTCTCGACACCCCGCTTTATGCCTTGCTGCACAAAGACGACATCACAGGCTTCAACAATGAACGGCCGAAAGACGGCCCGATCGACATGATCGGCGGCGACTTCCGCGGCCTCGACCTGCGTGAACTGAACGCCGATGGCGTGGATTTCCGGGACGCCTACTTCCGTTCCGCCGACCTGCGCGGCATCGACTTTCGCAACGCCTCGCTGGAAGGGGCGAGCCTGGCCCATGCGCAGATTTCCGGGGCCTACTTCCCGCCGGAACTGAGTGCCGACGAAATCCTGATGTCGATGAATTTCGGTACGCGCCTGCGCTATCGCACCCGCTGA
- a CDS encoding TfoX/Sxy family protein, giving the protein MNDELQHLKNLGKTSAQWLHAVGIHSASDLRRLGAVDAYRAVRTRGFRASKVLLYAIEGALMDVHWNDIPAERKDALNKQLEAISSRHKN; this is encoded by the coding sequence ATGAATGATGAACTGCAACACCTGAAGAATCTTGGCAAGACGTCGGCGCAATGGCTGCATGCCGTGGGCATCCACAGCGCCTCGGATCTGCGTCGCCTGGGCGCCGTGGATGCCTATCGGGCCGTGCGCACGCGCGGGTTCCGGGCGTCGAAGGTGTTGTTGTATGCGATCGAAGGGGCGTTAATGGATGTGCACTGGAACGACATTCCCGCCGAACGCAAGGATGCGCTGAACAAGCAACTGGAAGCCATTTCATCCCGCCACAAGAACTAA
- the gluQRS gene encoding tRNA glutamyl-Q(34) synthetase GluQRS, with protein MTANTSPAYIGRFAPTPSGHLHFGSLVAALASYLDARSVGGRWLVRMEDLDPPREEPGAQAAILKALESYGFEWDGEMVRQSERHEAYAQVLDSLFNHGLAYACTCSRKQLEPYHGIYPGLCRNAGHVQEDAAIRLRVPELEYHFIDRVQGEYRQHLGRDVGDFVIRRRDGLYAYQLAVVLDDAWQGITDIVRGADLLDSTPRQLYLQELLGLRQPRYLHLPLITQPDGNKLGKSYRSPPLEADQATPLLLRALRALGQNPGPELAHASPQELLNWGSAHWDALKIPRTLTLPEAQLL; from the coding sequence ATGACTGCCAACACCTCCCCCGCCTACATTGGCCGCTTTGCCCCGACCCCCAGCGGGCACCTGCACTTCGGTTCGCTGGTCGCCGCCCTGGCTTCTTATCTGGACGCACGCTCGGTGGGCGGTCGCTGGCTGGTGCGCATGGAAGACCTCGATCCGCCCCGGGAAGAGCCGGGCGCGCAAGCGGCGATTCTCAAAGCGCTGGAAAGCTATGGTTTCGAATGGGACGGCGAGATGGTTCGCCAGAGCGAACGGCATGAAGCCTACGCGCAAGTGCTCGACAGCCTGTTCAATCACGGCCTCGCCTACGCCTGCACCTGCTCACGCAAACAACTGGAGCCGTATCACGGCATTTATCCGGGACTTTGCCGCAATGCCGGCCATGTTCAGGAAGACGCCGCGATCCGCCTGCGCGTGCCGGAGCTGGAATATCACTTTATCGACCGGGTGCAAGGCGAATATCGCCAGCACCTGGGCCGCGATGTAGGGGATTTCGTGATCCGCCGCCGCGACGGTCTCTACGCCTACCAACTGGCGGTGGTGCTGGACGATGCCTGGCAGGGCATCACCGACATTGTGCGTGGCGCTGATCTGCTCGACTCGACGCCGCGTCAGCTCTACCTGCAAGAATTGCTGGGCCTGCGCCAGCCGCGTTATCTGCACCTGCCATTGATTACCCAGCCGGACGGCAACAAGCTCGGCAAGTCCTATCGTTCGCCACCGCTGGAAGCCGATCAGGCCACGCCATTGTTGCTGCGGGCCCTGCGCGCATTGGGGCAAAACCCGGGGCCCGAACTGGCCCACGCCTCGCCGCAAGAACTGTTGAACTGGGGCAGCGCCCACTGGGATGCCTTGAAAATCCCGCGCACACTGACCCTGCCCGAAGCGCAACTGCTGTGA
- a CDS encoding heme/hemin ABC transporter substrate-binding protein produces MRLSTRVAVLCVGLLVSHQAAAAELPQRWVSAGGALSEWVSALGGEAKLVGVDTTSQHPQSLKSLPSIGYQRSLSAEGILSLRPDILIGTEEMGPPPVISQVRSAKVQVELFSAQPDLPTLEKNVTHLGQLLGAESQAAQLLQSYQQQLEAQKARVAEAQTKQKAPGVLLLLGHAGGKPLIAGKDTAADWLLQQAGGHNLATHTGYKPFSVESLASLDPEVLVFADRALTGEAAKAALFKENPILNSSRAAKTGRVLELDPTLLVGGLGPRLPAALKTLTDGFYPAQSGQ; encoded by the coding sequence ATGCGCCTGAGTACCCGCGTTGCCGTGCTGTGTGTCGGACTTTTGGTCAGCCACCAGGCTGCAGCGGCCGAGTTGCCGCAACGTTGGGTCAGCGCCGGCGGCGCCTTGTCGGAGTGGGTGAGTGCCCTGGGCGGCGAAGCGAAACTGGTGGGCGTCGACACCACCAGCCAGCATCCGCAATCCCTCAAGTCCCTGCCGAGCATCGGCTATCAGCGCAGCCTGTCGGCCGAAGGCATACTAAGCCTGCGCCCGGATATTCTCATCGGCACCGAGGAAATGGGCCCGCCGCCAGTGATCTCGCAGGTTCGCAGCGCCAAGGTCCAGGTGGAGTTGTTCTCGGCTCAGCCGGATCTGCCGACGCTGGAAAAAAACGTCACTCATCTCGGGCAACTGCTGGGCGCCGAAAGCCAGGCCGCGCAATTGCTGCAAAGTTATCAACAGCAACTCGAAGCGCAAAAAGCGCGCGTGGCTGAGGCGCAGACCAAGCAAAAAGCACCGGGTGTGCTGTTGCTGCTCGGCCATGCTGGCGGCAAGCCACTGATCGCCGGCAAAGACACCGCCGCCGACTGGCTGCTGCAACAGGCGGGCGGGCATAACCTTGCGACCCACACAGGTTACAAACCGTTTTCCGTGGAATCCCTGGCCAGTCTCGATCCTGAAGTGCTGGTGTTCGCTGACCGCGCGCTGACCGGCGAGGCGGCGAAAGCGGCGCTGTTCAAGGAAAACCCGATCCTCAATTCCAGCCGTGCGGCCAAGACCGGACGCGTGCTGGAGCTGGACCCGACGCTGCTGGTGGGCGGGCTCGGGCCGCGTTTGCCGGCAGCGCTGAAGACCCTGACTGACGGTTTCTATCCGGCCCAGAGCGGCCAATGA
- a CDS encoding FecCD family ABC transporter permease, with translation MLAIWLSLALGPVSLPLFDTLRAALRMIGVPLAPDGLEQAELILGQIRLPRTLLGLAVGGVLALSGVAMQGLFRNPLADPGLVGVSSGAALGAAVAIVGGSFFGGLPEWFGPYLLSVCAFLGGLGVTALVYRLGRRNGQTNVATMLLAGIALTALASSAVGLFTYLADDATLRTLTFWNLGSLNGASYARLWPLLIITVGVALWLPRRAKALNALLLGESEAGHLGIDVERLKRELVFCTALGVGAAVAAAGMIGFVGLVVPHLVRLLAGPDHRVLLPASVLAGASLLLLADLVARLALAPAELPIGIVTAFIGAPFFLYLLLRGRA, from the coding sequence CTGCTGGCGATCTGGCTGTCGCTGGCGTTGGGGCCGGTCAGTCTGCCGTTGTTCGATACCTTGCGCGCGGCGCTGCGCATGATTGGTGTGCCGCTGGCGCCGGACGGGCTGGAACAGGCTGAACTGATTCTCGGGCAGATTCGTCTGCCGCGTACGTTGCTGGGGCTGGCAGTCGGCGGTGTGCTGGCACTGTCCGGGGTGGCGATGCAGGGGCTGTTTCGCAATCCGCTGGCCGATCCGGGGCTGGTCGGCGTCTCGAGCGGCGCGGCGTTGGGCGCGGCGGTGGCGATTGTCGGCGGTTCGTTTTTCGGCGGTCTGCCGGAGTGGTTCGGGCCTTACCTGTTGTCGGTTTGCGCGTTCCTTGGCGGGCTCGGCGTGACGGCGTTGGTTTATCGACTCGGTCGCCGTAACGGGCAGACGAATGTTGCGACCATGCTGCTGGCGGGGATTGCGCTGACGGCGCTGGCCAGCTCGGCGGTGGGGCTGTTTACCTATCTGGCCGACGACGCGACGTTGCGCACGTTGACGTTCTGGAACCTGGGCAGTCTTAACGGCGCGAGTTACGCGCGGTTGTGGCCGCTGCTGATCATCACTGTCGGTGTTGCACTCTGGCTTCCACGTCGGGCCAAAGCGCTCAATGCGTTGTTGCTTGGCGAATCGGAAGCCGGGCATCTGGGGATCGATGTCGAACGGCTCAAACGCGAACTGGTTTTCTGTACGGCGCTGGGTGTCGGCGCGGCGGTGGCAGCGGCGGGCATGATCGGCTTTGTCGGGCTGGTGGTGCCGCATCTGGTGCGTTTGCTCGCGGGGCCGGATCACCGGGTATTGCTGCCGGCATCGGTGCTGGCGGGGGCCAGTCTGTTGCTGCTGGCGGATCTGGTGGCGCGGCTGGCGCTGGCGCCGGCGGAGCTGCCGATCGGTATCGTCACGGCATTCATCGGTGCGCCGTTCTTCCTTTATCTTTTGTTGCGAGGGCGTGCCTGA
- the dksA gene encoding RNA polymerase-binding protein DksA: MPTQAKQQQQQAISGFEPYVPAEGEEYMGKPMRAHFTKILTKWKLDLMQEVDRTVDHMKDEAANFPDPADRASQEEEFALELRARDRERKLIKKIDKTLQLIEDEEYGWCDSCGIEIGVKRLEARPTADMCVDCKNLAEIKEKQVGK; this comes from the coding sequence ATGCCCACCCAAGCAAAGCAACAGCAGCAACAGGCGATCAGCGGTTTCGAACCTTACGTTCCGGCGGAAGGCGAAGAGTACATGGGCAAGCCCATGCGCGCGCACTTCACCAAGATCCTGACAAAGTGGAAACTGGACTTGATGCAGGAAGTCGACCGCACTGTTGATCACATGAAAGACGAAGCAGCCAACTTCCCTGATCCGGCCGACCGTGCCAGCCAGGAAGAAGAATTCGCCCTTGAGCTGCGCGCCCGTGACCGCGAGCGCAAACTGATCAAGAAGATCGACAAGACCCTGCAACTGATCGAAGACGAAGAGTACGGCTGGTGCGACTCTTGCGGCATCGAGATCGGCGTCAAGCGCCTCGAGGCCCGCCCGACTGCCGACATGTGCGTCGACTGCAAGAACCTGGCGGAAATCAAGGAAAAGCAGGTCGGCAAATAA